From a region of the Microterricola gilva genome:
- a CDS encoding glycoside hydrolase family 35 protein, which yields MTDTSVLKEAPPLAALTWRDGSLLRDGKPYRMLSGSIHYFRVHPEQWEDRLRRLAAMGANTVDTYVAWNFHEEVEGVRRFDGWRDLERFIRLAGDVGLEVLLRPSPYICAEWSNGGLPAWLTGRVRAVRTSDPAFLAAVDAWYDELLPRMAPLQAVHGGPIVAVQVENEYGSFGSDRAYLEHQRDAIRAHGIVELLTTADGIMADMHHHGSVAGALPTFTFGTGVATAQRLAAPGTALVCSELWGGWFDHWGERHHVRSRESMMGTVDELLTAGGSLSMYMAHGGTNFGLWNGANWDGVLQPTVTSYDSDAPIGEDGTLGPKFHALRAAFAPFHQRALPAVPAAPRFQPEQTVPLTAEVALVDAVRSIPAAHVHAMPLSFEDLGVSDGIVVYESTTFIHEGAVLTIDGLHDRAGVFVDGERIATLARDGQLSVSIPGGGVAVITIVVESLGRINYGPLIGERKGILQGVRLGNRYVHGWTHRVLPLDGWQPSGVAGTDGVASAIIEVAEPADAWLAFPGGAKGMVWLNGFLLGRYWAVGPQVTLYAPAPLWRAGRNELRVLDVDRLGDAIEVRQVPEFGETEEFIGS from the coding sequence ATGACTGATACCTCTGTTCTGAAGGAAGCCCCGCCATTGGCTGCGCTAACATGGCGGGACGGTTCGCTGCTCCGAGACGGCAAGCCCTACCGAATGCTCTCCGGATCGATCCACTACTTCCGTGTTCACCCCGAGCAGTGGGAGGACCGCCTGCGCAGGCTCGCGGCGATGGGAGCGAACACCGTCGACACCTACGTCGCGTGGAACTTTCACGAGGAAGTGGAAGGGGTGCGGCGTTTCGATGGCTGGCGTGATCTGGAGCGTTTCATCCGACTCGCCGGCGATGTGGGGCTCGAGGTGCTGCTGCGCCCGAGTCCGTACATCTGCGCCGAGTGGTCGAACGGTGGTCTGCCTGCCTGGCTGACCGGGCGGGTGCGGGCCGTGCGAACGAGTGACCCGGCGTTCCTGGCCGCAGTCGACGCGTGGTACGACGAGTTGCTTCCGCGCATGGCCCCATTGCAAGCCGTTCACGGCGGGCCGATCGTTGCCGTCCAGGTTGAGAACGAGTACGGCTCGTTCGGCTCGGATCGCGCCTACCTCGAACACCAGAGAGATGCGATCCGCGCACACGGCATCGTCGAGCTCCTCACGACGGCCGACGGGATCATGGCCGACATGCACCACCACGGGTCCGTCGCAGGGGCGCTGCCTACCTTCACCTTCGGCACCGGAGTCGCCACCGCCCAACGGTTGGCCGCTCCGGGCACGGCGCTCGTCTGCAGCGAGCTCTGGGGTGGATGGTTCGATCACTGGGGCGAGCGCCATCACGTGCGCAGCCGGGAGAGCATGATGGGCACCGTCGACGAGTTGCTGACCGCCGGTGGTTCGCTGAGCATGTACATGGCCCATGGTGGCACCAACTTCGGGCTCTGGAACGGGGCGAACTGGGACGGCGTGCTCCAGCCGACGGTGACGAGCTATGACTCGGACGCACCCATCGGAGAGGACGGCACGCTCGGCCCCAAGTTCCATGCGCTCCGCGCCGCATTCGCGCCGTTCCACCAACGCGCGCTGCCCGCTGTGCCCGCCGCGCCCCGCTTCCAGCCGGAGCAGACCGTCCCGCTCACAGCGGAGGTCGCCCTCGTCGACGCCGTGCGATCCATTCCGGCCGCGCACGTGCACGCGATGCCGCTGAGTTTCGAGGACCTCGGCGTATCCGATGGCATTGTCGTGTATGAATCGACGACATTCATCCACGAAGGGGCGGTGCTGACCATCGATGGTTTGCACGATCGTGCCGGAGTGTTCGTGGACGGCGAGCGCATTGCGACGCTGGCGCGCGACGGGCAGCTGAGCGTGTCGATTCCCGGGGGTGGTGTCGCGGTCATCACGATCGTCGTGGAGAGCCTCGGCCGCATCAACTACGGTCCGTTGATCGGAGAGCGCAAGGGAATCCTGCAGGGCGTGCGGCTCGGCAACCGTTACGTGCACGGCTGGACACACCGCGTGCTTCCGCTGGACGGCTGGCAGCCGAGCGGTGTTGCTGGCACGGACGGCGTGGCATCCGCGATCATCGAGGTGGCCGAACCCGCCGATGCCTGGCTCGCGTTCCCGGGTGGCGCGAAGGGGATGGTCTGGCTGAACGGATTCCTCCTCGGTCGGTACTGGGCGGTGGGGCCCCAGGTGACCCTGTACGCGCCGGCGCCACTGTGGCGAGCGGGGCGCAACGAATTGCGCGTGCTCGACGTCGATCGTCTCGGCGACGCCATCGAGGTGCGCCAGGTACCTGAGTTCGGCGAGACCGAGGAATTCATCGGAAGCTGA
- a CDS encoding carbohydrate ABC transporter permease → MSATTTDRSAARRARASASGAPSTAVAPKPMARALGITALIVATVYFLAPVFWVFVASTKNNRDLTSTFGFWFGEWNLGTNYESLMAWTQGMFWHWVGNSVFYSLTAGVIGTLFAVMAGYAIAKFAFPGKKIAVGVIMAGLLMPVALLTVPLYLEFHTLGLVDTAWAIIIPSAVSPFGVFLGMVYAQNSVPTELLEAARIDGAGESRIFFTIVLRLLGPAMVTIFLFIFVATWNNFLLPLLMVSSQDLKPVTLGLFGMMSYFAPNKGAVMLGALLGVIPLIALFFSLQRYWRSGLAAGAVKG, encoded by the coding sequence ATGAGCGCCACGACAACTGACAGGTCGGCCGCGCGCCGGGCGAGGGCGAGCGCGTCGGGTGCGCCCTCAACGGCGGTGGCCCCGAAGCCCATGGCTCGTGCCCTCGGCATCACCGCGCTCATCGTCGCGACCGTGTACTTCCTGGCCCCGGTGTTCTGGGTGTTCGTTGCCTCGACCAAGAACAACCGCGACCTCACCTCGACATTCGGCTTCTGGTTCGGCGAATGGAACCTCGGCACGAACTACGAGAGCCTCATGGCGTGGACGCAGGGAATGTTCTGGCACTGGGTGGGGAACTCCGTCTTCTACTCGCTGACCGCGGGCGTCATCGGGACCCTGTTCGCCGTCATGGCGGGGTACGCCATCGCGAAGTTCGCCTTCCCCGGCAAGAAGATCGCCGTCGGTGTGATCATGGCTGGGCTGCTCATGCCGGTTGCGCTGCTCACCGTTCCGCTCTACCTCGAGTTCCACACCCTCGGCCTGGTCGACACCGCATGGGCGATCATCATCCCGTCGGCTGTGTCTCCATTCGGCGTATTCCTTGGAATGGTCTACGCCCAGAACTCCGTGCCGACGGAGTTGCTTGAAGCGGCTCGCATCGACGGCGCCGGAGAGTCGCGGATCTTCTTCACCATCGTCCTCCGACTGCTGGGCCCGGCGATGGTGACGATCTTCCTGTTCATTTTCGTCGCAACCTGGAACAACTTCCTCCTGCCGCTGCTGATGGTCTCGTCGCAGGACCTGAAGCCCGTCACCCTGGGGCTGTTCGGCATGATGAGCTATTTCGCCCCGAACAAGGGCGCCGTCATGCTGGGCGCACTGCTCGGTGTCATCCCGCTCATCGCACTGTTCTTCAGCCTGCAGCGCTACTGGAGGTCCGGGCTGGCCGCCGGGGCCGTCAAGGGCTGA
- a CDS encoding carbohydrate ABC transporter permease, translated as MTGWVFMLPFAVLFILVFLIPIIVSVRSSLFAQQPAGEGLYGGGELVDTFVGFDNFALAIGSSSFWRGMGRVVLYAAVQIPTMIIAALVLALLLDSFIVRRPAFFRLASFLPFAIPGIIAAMIWLYLYTPEVSPFMQYLPDGVDLMAPGTVLLSMGNMTTWTYTGYNMLIFLAALQAVPGELYEAARLDGANGWQIATKVKIPLVRGAALLAVLLSIIGTIQLFNEPVIMESANPWMGKDFTPMMLTYNSLLGAISPSGSGIASAYSLLMAFIAGILAIGYALLQRRKGDAA; from the coding sequence GTGACCGGATGGGTGTTCATGCTCCCATTCGCGGTCCTCTTCATTCTTGTCTTCCTGATCCCGATCATCGTCTCGGTCCGGTCCTCCCTGTTCGCTCAACAGCCGGCTGGCGAAGGGCTCTACGGCGGCGGTGAGCTCGTCGACACCTTCGTCGGCTTCGACAACTTCGCCCTGGCCATCGGCAGCAGCTCCTTCTGGAGAGGCATGGGGCGCGTCGTGCTCTACGCGGCCGTGCAGATCCCCACGATGATCATTGCCGCACTCGTGTTGGCGCTGCTCCTTGACTCCTTCATCGTGCGTCGGCCTGCCTTCTTTCGCCTCGCCTCCTTTCTGCCATTCGCGATCCCCGGCATCATCGCGGCGATGATCTGGCTCTACCTCTACACCCCCGAGGTCTCGCCGTTCATGCAGTACCTGCCCGACGGCGTCGATCTCATGGCGCCCGGCACGGTTCTGCTCTCGATGGGGAACATGACGACGTGGACATACACGGGCTACAACATGCTCATCTTCCTCGCCGCGCTCCAGGCCGTGCCCGGTGAGCTGTACGAGGCGGCACGCCTCGACGGGGCAAATGGATGGCAGATCGCGACGAAGGTCAAGATTCCACTCGTGCGCGGTGCGGCTCTTCTTGCCGTGCTGTTGTCGATCATCGGCACGATCCAACTCTTCAACGAACCGGTCATCATGGAAAGCGCCAACCCGTGGATGGGCAAGGACTTCACACCGATGATGCTCACCTACAACTCGCTCCTCGGCGCCATTTCTCCGTCGGGCTCCGGCATCGCCTCCGCCTATTCGCTGCTGATGGCGTTCATCGCGGGCATCCTCGCGATCGGATACGCGCTGCTGCAGCGCCGGAAGGGAGATGCGGCATGA
- a CDS encoding ABC transporter substrate-binding protein, translating into MTSQTRLTRAAAVIAVGAMSAFGLAACSAAEPSAPAGDGPAVTISYLHRLPDGEGMTPVADIVARWNAENPTIQVEATKFDGAASDMILKLETDINAGTGPCLAQLGYAEVPQMFVKGLLQDVASEADKYADDFSAGAFGMMRVGDAVVGLPQDTGPLVYFYNATEFENLGLAVPATLEDLSSESATAAAAGKYITAFTPDEAMYWLSAQAAAAGDVWFTTENDEWAVDAEGAGSQKVAAFWQGLVDNKQTIVTERWGDGFPKALADGSLIGHVGAAWEAGFLLDSLDGTSSEGQWRVAQLPDFGAGAMTGPDGGSGVAVMEGCEHPAEAMAFNDWFNTQIDDLASQGLVVAANGTPQSSEKMQRQFGGQDVLAALAEASANLNPDFAYAPGFASLTKMNETAAGVGAGTSTVADVFTTAQTTAVATLKDLGLPVAE; encoded by the coding sequence ATGACATCACAGACGCGCCTGACTCGTGCGGCCGCGGTAATCGCGGTTGGAGCCATGTCAGCATTCGGCCTTGCCGCGTGCAGCGCCGCCGAACCGTCCGCGCCCGCCGGCGACGGCCCCGCGGTCACAATCAGCTATCTGCACCGGCTGCCGGACGGCGAGGGCATGACTCCCGTCGCCGACATCGTCGCTCGGTGGAACGCGGAGAACCCCACCATTCAGGTGGAGGCGACCAAGTTCGATGGCGCAGCCTCTGACATGATTCTCAAGCTCGAGACCGACATCAATGCGGGAACAGGCCCCTGCCTCGCCCAGCTCGGCTACGCAGAGGTCCCGCAGATGTTCGTCAAGGGACTCCTCCAGGACGTCGCCTCCGAGGCCGACAAGTATGCCGACGACTTCTCCGCTGGCGCATTCGGCATGATGCGGGTCGGCGACGCGGTCGTCGGCCTCCCGCAGGACACGGGCCCCCTCGTGTACTTCTACAACGCCACCGAGTTTGAGAACCTCGGCCTCGCCGTGCCGGCGACGCTTGAGGACCTGAGCAGCGAGTCCGCCACGGCGGCCGCGGCCGGGAAGTACATCACAGCGTTCACCCCGGATGAGGCAATGTACTGGCTCTCCGCCCAGGCTGCCGCCGCCGGTGATGTCTGGTTCACCACGGAGAACGACGAGTGGGCCGTCGACGCCGAGGGCGCCGGCTCCCAGAAGGTTGCCGCGTTCTGGCAGGGCCTCGTCGACAACAAGCAGACGATCGTCACGGAGCGGTGGGGCGATGGCTTCCCGAAGGCGCTCGCCGACGGCAGCCTGATCGGGCATGTCGGCGCTGCGTGGGAGGCCGGCTTCCTGCTCGACTCGCTCGACGGCACATCGAGCGAGGGTCAGTGGCGCGTCGCGCAACTTCCCGATTTCGGCGCCGGTGCGATGACCGGTCCCGATGGTGGTTCCGGAGTCGCCGTCATGGAGGGCTGCGAGCACCCAGCCGAGGCGATGGCGTTCAACGACTGGTTCAACACCCAGATCGATGACCTCGCCTCGCAGGGCCTGGTCGTCGCCGCCAACGGGACACCGCAGAGCAGCGAGAAGATGCAGCGCCAGTTCGGCGGCCAGGACGTGCTTGCAGCGCTCGCCGAGGCTTCCGCTAACCTGAACCCCGACTTCGCATACGCCCCAGGCTTCGCCTCGCTCACCAAGATGAATGAGACCGCAGCGGGCGTCGGCGCGGGTACGAGCACGGTCGCCGATGTCTTCACCACGGCACAGACCACCGCGGTGGCAACGCTGAAGGATCTCGGGCTGCCGGTCGCCGAGTAG
- a CDS encoding type III PLP-dependent enzyme, whose translation MSIDTIPSRPRSAADRTRRDGLQRHERRSTGRAALHEYASTIGLAALVRRAGTPLFVLDPARVAGEFERFAALLPFVRLRYALAALPHPAVIRTVASCGGGFDAVSTGELAMLAHEQIPASDAVFSHPIKRADDIVAAAAAGVRLFVADNPAEVRKFTGVNPELRLLLRLRRAADAAGHPLDGAHFGIDTEHALNLARFAASIGVRVAGFSVHVAASEPDAPAALSSMLHEALRLIDEGNARWGLGLDTIDLGGGMPAEHEGGEGVDAIAEVVRNVLAPRVPQLRVLAVLGRCIAAPAMLLATSVVGQATRDGEIWHYLDDGMHGSFAGLRGSGEVPSMFSLGEIERAGADEREPLYPCTLAGASTDGIDVIARGIPLPPLGLNDVLLCPDMGAYSLVMASNFEAVHRTRVHVLRPSRAQSKRTVSV comes from the coding sequence ATGAGCATCGATACCATTCCGTCACGCCCGCGATCCGCCGCCGACAGGACTCGACGTGATGGGCTCCAGAGGCACGAGCGCCGCAGCACCGGCCGCGCCGCGCTGCACGAGTACGCGAGCACCATCGGACTGGCCGCGCTCGTGCGCCGAGCAGGCACGCCGTTGTTCGTGCTCGATCCGGCCAGGGTCGCCGGCGAGTTCGAGCGCTTCGCGGCACTCCTGCCGTTCGTGCGGCTGCGCTACGCGCTCGCAGCGCTGCCACATCCGGCCGTGATCCGCACCGTCGCCTCCTGTGGCGGTGGATTCGACGCCGTGAGCACCGGTGAACTCGCCATGCTCGCACACGAGCAGATTCCGGCATCCGATGCCGTGTTCTCACACCCGATCAAGCGTGCAGACGACATCGTCGCAGCGGCAGCGGCCGGCGTACGCCTCTTCGTCGCCGACAACCCGGCCGAGGTGCGCAAGTTCACGGGCGTGAACCCCGAGCTGCGACTGCTCCTGCGGCTGCGCCGCGCTGCGGATGCCGCTGGACACCCGCTCGACGGCGCACACTTCGGCATCGACACCGAGCACGCCCTCAACCTGGCACGATTCGCCGCGAGCATCGGAGTCCGGGTCGCCGGCTTCTCGGTTCACGTCGCCGCCTCCGAGCCCGACGCGCCCGCCGCGCTCTCCTCGATGTTGCACGAGGCGCTGCGCCTGATCGATGAGGGCAACGCCCGGTGGGGGCTCGGCCTCGACACCATCGATCTGGGTGGTGGGATGCCGGCTGAGCACGAGGGCGGCGAGGGGGTCGACGCCATCGCCGAGGTGGTGCGGAACGTGCTCGCGCCGCGTGTTCCCCAACTGCGCGTGCTCGCCGTGCTCGGGCGCTGCATCGCGGCGCCGGCGATGCTCCTGGCCACGAGTGTTGTCGGCCAGGCGACCAGGGACGGTGAGATCTGGCACTATCTGGACGACGGGATGCACGGCAGCTTTGCCGGTCTTCGTGGCTCAGGGGAGGTGCCGAGCATGTTCAGCCTCGGCGAGATCGAGCGCGCGGGCGCCGACGAACGCGAGCCGCTGTACCCGTGCACACTGGCCGGCGCCAGCACCGATGGAATCGACGTCATCGCCCGCGGAATCCCGTTGCCTCCGCTCGGTCTGAATGACGTTCTGCTCTGCCCGGACATGGGAGCGTACTCCCTGGTGATGGCATCGAACTTCGAGGCGGTGCACCGCACCCGTGTGCACGTGCTGCGCCCGTCACGCGCACAGAGCAAGCGCACGGTCAGCGTCTGA
- a CDS encoding response regulator yields MNARVLIVDDHPGFREQARRLLELAAFDVVGDTASAELGVQLALDLTPDLILLDVMLPDAVGFDVVPLLREQGSAVIVLISSRDQSDYGTRVESSGADGFIPKDELSGEMLRRFVA; encoded by the coding sequence ATGAATGCACGGGTACTGATAGTTGATGACCACCCTGGCTTTCGTGAGCAGGCCCGCCGCCTGCTTGAGCTCGCCGCTTTCGACGTTGTCGGAGACACCGCGTCAGCGGAGCTCGGAGTCCAGCTCGCCCTCGATCTCACTCCAGATCTGATTTTGCTTGACGTAATGCTGCCGGATGCGGTGGGATTCGATGTAGTACCGCTTCTGCGTGAGCAGGGTAGCGCTGTGATCGTGCTCATTTCGAGCCGCGATCAGAGCGATTACGGCACTCGGGTCGAGTCCAGCGGTGCCGACGGATTCATTCCAAAAGACGAGCTCTCCGGTGAGATGCTGCGGAGGTTTGTCGCGTGA
- a CDS encoding LuxR C-terminal-related transcriptional regulator — protein MTGESVSAGDRAPLRVAIADDSLLLRSGIETVLLAHGFDVVASLDSADGVHELIEDERLDALVLDIRMPPTHSDEGLLVLEALRASGSDVGVLMLSMYATPSYAIRAMSAGGGTGYLLKDRIADPESFVHAVHTVASGGSVVDPEVVALLVGTPSSNALTALTPREREVLTLMAQGKSNGGIAQALFLSLKTVETHIGSIMAKLGIDDSPGEHRRVLAVLRLLGP, from the coding sequence GTGACGGGCGAATCGGTTTCTGCTGGCGATCGCGCTCCGCTGCGCGTCGCGATCGCTGACGACTCTCTGCTGCTGCGCAGCGGCATCGAAACGGTTCTGCTGGCGCACGGCTTCGACGTCGTCGCCTCGCTCGACAGTGCAGACGGCGTGCACGAGCTGATCGAGGATGAACGGCTCGACGCCCTCGTCCTCGACATCCGGATGCCGCCGACGCACAGCGACGAGGGCCTGCTCGTGCTCGAGGCGCTGCGGGCGTCCGGATCCGACGTCGGGGTGCTGATGCTCTCGATGTACGCGACGCCGTCATATGCCATTCGGGCCATGAGCGCGGGCGGCGGGACAGGCTACCTGCTCAAGGATCGCATCGCCGACCCGGAATCGTTCGTCCACGCCGTGCACACGGTGGCCAGCGGCGGCTCCGTCGTCGACCCGGAGGTCGTCGCGTTGCTCGTCGGCACGCCGAGCTCCAACGCGCTCACCGCCCTGACCCCGCGCGAGCGGGAGGTGCTCACGCTGATGGCGCAGGGCAAGTCGAACGGTGGCATCGCCCAGGCGCTCTTCCTCAGCCTGAAGACGGTTGAGACGCACATCGGCAGCATCATGGCCAAGCTCGGCATCGACGATTCGCCTGGCGAGCACAGGCGGGTGCTGGCTGTTCTGCGACTGCTCGGGCCGTGA
- a CDS encoding sensor histidine kinase yields the protein MSRSVPRGRLALVALATAVVVMFEVIGSEARVFQPAWTAPYTVMHTAVGLCYIACAWMAWRTADSPIPGRIMLAVAFLWLPPTFIAATQQIGWLWPLMEGLGLVWAVLVGAIVLVYPAGRLHGPIDVAIVVVATTAISIRFLSALLFNQPSAEREIAPNPYAIVPGDEIYLVVDQAFRLFGVALIVLIVALVATRWVRGSTPARHIAFVMPVALVLWAAAIAYETLMYSFGGTVLEVLSYISLAATAAVPISFVAGLSYLLGLRGRVSDLMVITRDGVDRTLWQSILADTLRDPSLRVYWWDDELRRYVDSHGQVAVPSARGAGRRRGDRRRGSLLPINTPDGPLAVIRHDSALSENAHLLDAVSTALRLSVDNGRLRQELEATLHEVRESRLRIVDAGIAARRQIERDLHDGSQQSLVALALRLRMASGKAEQLEQHEIAADLDAALQQLSAALKQLRELARGIHPTSLTVGGLASAVPELVAHSPVPIDTRIGIDTRLPSVIEATSYFFIAECLTNIAKYAEARAGRVIVVESDGELVIEVSDDGKGGASLGVGSGLLGLIDRVETLGGRVELRSAPENGTSVTAWIPLARDAGVIA from the coding sequence GTGAGCCGCTCGGTTCCCCGAGGGCGACTCGCGCTCGTCGCCCTCGCGACCGCCGTCGTCGTCATGTTCGAGGTGATCGGCTCGGAGGCGCGTGTCTTCCAGCCGGCGTGGACGGCGCCGTACACGGTCATGCACACGGCCGTCGGCCTCTGCTACATCGCCTGCGCGTGGATGGCCTGGCGCACCGCCGACTCTCCCATTCCCGGACGCATCATGCTCGCCGTCGCCTTCCTCTGGCTTCCGCCGACGTTCATCGCCGCGACCCAGCAGATCGGCTGGCTGTGGCCGCTGATGGAAGGACTCGGGCTGGTCTGGGCGGTGCTCGTCGGCGCCATCGTGCTGGTCTACCCGGCTGGGCGTCTGCACGGGCCGATCGACGTGGCGATCGTCGTCGTGGCCACCACCGCGATCTCGATCCGCTTCCTCAGCGCCCTGCTGTTCAACCAGCCGTCGGCGGAGCGTGAGATCGCGCCCAACCCCTATGCGATCGTGCCTGGCGATGAGATCTACCTGGTCGTCGACCAGGCCTTCCGACTCTTCGGGGTCGCGCTCATCGTGCTGATCGTGGCGCTCGTGGCCACCCGGTGGGTCCGGGGCAGCACTCCGGCACGGCACATCGCGTTCGTGATGCCCGTCGCCCTCGTGCTCTGGGCCGCGGCGATCGCGTACGAGACCCTGATGTACTCATTCGGCGGCACCGTGCTCGAGGTGCTCAGCTATATCTCGCTCGCGGCGACCGCGGCCGTTCCGATCAGTTTCGTCGCCGGCCTCAGCTATCTGCTCGGGCTGCGCGGACGCGTCTCGGACCTGATGGTGATCACCAGGGACGGCGTCGACCGGACGCTGTGGCAGTCGATCCTGGCCGACACCCTCCGGGACCCGTCGCTGCGGGTCTACTGGTGGGACGACGAGCTGAGACGCTACGTCGACTCGCACGGGCAGGTCGCCGTTCCGTCGGCGCGCGGGGCCGGGCGCCGCCGCGGCGATCGACGGCGCGGGTCGCTGCTGCCGATCAACACCCCGGATGGCCCGCTCGCCGTCATCCGGCACGACAGCGCCCTGAGCGAGAACGCGCACCTCCTCGACGCCGTGTCGACGGCGTTGCGACTGAGCGTGGACAACGGCCGGCTCCGGCAGGAGCTCGAGGCGACGCTCCACGAGGTGCGCGAGTCGAGGCTGCGCATCGTGGATGCCGGCATCGCGGCCAGGCGGCAGATCGAGCGTGATCTGCACGACGGCTCCCAGCAGTCGCTCGTCGCTCTGGCGCTGCGCCTCAGGATGGCGTCAGGCAAGGCGGAACAGCTCGAACAGCACGAGATCGCCGCCGACCTCGATGCGGCGCTGCAACAGCTCTCGGCCGCGCTCAAGCAGCTGCGCGAGTTGGCCCGCGGCATCCACCCCACCTCGCTCACCGTCGGGGGGCTGGCCTCGGCCGTTCCGGAACTCGTCGCGCATTCCCCGGTGCCGATCGACACGCGCATCGGCATCGACACGCGCCTGCCGTCCGTCATCGAGGCGACGAGCTACTTCTTCATCGCGGAGTGCCTCACGAACATCGCCAAGTACGCCGAGGCACGGGCCGGTCGCGTGATCGTCGTCGAGAGCGACGGCGAGCTCGTCATCGAGGTATCGGATGACGGCAAGGGTGGCGCGTCGCTCGGCGTCGGGAGCGGCCTGCTCGGCCTGATCGACCGGGTGGAGACGCTCGGCGGGCGGGTCGAGCTGCGGAGCGCGCCGGAGAACGGCACCTCGGTGACGGCGTGGATCCCACTCGCGCGCGACGCCGGCGTCATCGCCTAG
- a CDS encoding MGMT family protein, with protein sequence MAVPDRGFAEAVLAVVDDIPAGHVMTYGDVAAMLGSRGARAVGQVMAYYGSNSPWWRVLRAGGHPPRGLAARALPYYDAEGTPLITTTSEDGYRVDYATARLRP encoded by the coding sequence ATGGCCGTCCCTGATCGCGGGTTCGCCGAGGCGGTGCTGGCCGTCGTCGACGACATCCCGGCCGGGCACGTCATGACGTACGGCGACGTCGCCGCGATGCTGGGCTCGCGCGGCGCCCGCGCCGTCGGGCAGGTGATGGCCTACTACGGCTCGAATTCGCCGTGGTGGCGTGTGCTGCGCGCCGGTGGCCACCCGCCCCGCGGGCTGGCTGCCAGGGCGCTGCCGTACTACGACGCCGAGGGCACCCCGCTGATCACCACGACGAGCGAAGACGGCTACCGGGTCGACTACGCGACCGCGCGCTTGCGGCCGTAG
- a CDS encoding GNAT family N-acetyltransferase, whose product MAELRLEELSASNVVAANSLSLKPGQEQFITPVSYSAETSVLVPGSAWQRVVLQDDKVVGFIHGNFDPDNEHEEFRACIWRINVDADAQGKGVGRFAAKALAQEALKRGVKRITVMWEPGETGPEAFFHRIGFVDIGETQYGDVIGALELA is encoded by the coding sequence ATGGCTGAATTGCGACTGGAAGAATTGTCGGCGTCGAACGTTGTGGCGGCGAACAGCTTGAGCCTGAAGCCTGGGCAGGAGCAGTTCATCACGCCCGTCTCCTACTCTGCAGAGACCTCGGTTCTCGTTCCAGGCAGCGCATGGCAGCGCGTCGTCCTGCAGGACGACAAGGTCGTCGGATTCATCCACGGCAACTTCGATCCTGACAACGAGCACGAAGAATTCCGTGCGTGCATCTGGCGCATCAACGTCGACGCCGACGCGCAGGGCAAGGGCGTCGGTCGTTTCGCGGCCAAGGCGCTGGCCCAGGAGGCGCTGAAGCGTGGCGTGAAGCGCATCACGGTGATGTGGGAGCCGGGCGAGACCGGTCCGGAGGCGTTCTTCCACCGCATCGGCTTCGTCGACATCGGTGAGACGCAGTACGGCGACGTCATCGGCGCGCTCGAGCTCGCCTAG